CTGCCGCCACCTTGGCGGGCCTTACGGCTGGAGGCATTGGTATCCATTCGGTCTTGAGCAATGGAGCAAATCCAACAGCCCTTTATGCCGAGAACTTTGAGCCATACCCGCCCGTTCGCGTGGTCCGCTCCAATGGTGAACTCTCCAGCGATTCACTATTCTTTAGGGGCATGATTGCCTACCAGTCGGGCTACTTCAACACCTCAAAGGACGACTTTGAAACTTTAATGAAAGGTGGCAATACCTCTACCACGGTGAGATTCTACCTTGGCGTTAGCTATATGGAGCTCAACGATTTTGGAAAAGCTCGTGAAGCGCTTAACGCTGTTGCTCAAGCCAACTCTCTTTTTAAGGAGCAGTCGATTTGGTATACAGGGCTATGCTTCCTTGGCGAAGGCAATGTGGCCGATGCACGGAAAGCATTGAGTGAGTTGGTAAACTCTGGAACCCCTATATCTGCCAAGGCAGAGCAACTGTTAAAAAAATTACCGGAATAACCCTTTAAATCTGAAATTATGGACGTAGAGTTCCTAACATCCGATCGACCAGCTGTGCGGGAAGAGAGCTGGATGGAGATGCTTAGCTACAAGAGCCTTGACACAATCTATTTTTTTGAATCCGATGAAGAGGATACCTTCATAGTGCTTGCCGATGGAAGCAGGCGAAGGATAAGTGTAAGGCTTGATCAACTTGAGCGGCTTCTTCCTACAGGCTCATTTCTACGCTGCGGGTGGGGTTTCATAGTTAACTTAAACAGAATAAAGGAATTCTGGTCGGTTGATAAATCCATTGTGGTGATGGACAACGGTGAGGTTATTCCCGTACCAAAAACCTATCGTTATCCCCTGCGCGAGCGAATGGCCCGACGCCTTATTGCCTGAAATTTTTTGAGGTTCCCTAAACCTGATATGTGCCGTTGGAGCGCACTTGCCAATAGTTGGGCGGGTGCGCTTCTACTTTTACATTGAATAGTGTGGTGTTAGTTATTTGAATACTTGGAACCCTTTTCTAATGCTTCCCTTTGAGATTGAATCTTATTTTGTTGCTGAACTCTGACAGCCAACAATTTCAGCAGATTATTCGAAGAAGTCTTTTTGTATCCATTCTAAATTACCTAACTGTTTAAAGAAAGCTCGATTTCGCTTGTCACGAAAAGTTCGATTTCGGAATATAGTTATGGTAGCGTTTCAATGAGATAACATTGCCAACCCATTCAAGGGTTTATAAACAAGCCTTGGCTAGAGTTAAACTATGTGTGTGCATACAAGAAATTAGCAATTTGAACTTATCACATCGATTTCCGCCAAAAGACAGACAATTCGGCGCAGTTAAACTAGGAATAAGAAACCTCTCAAAACCCTAACCGATGAGTAAACTAACCTACCTCAATCGCCTAAAGCGAATTGACCATCTGATTAGAATCCGAGCAACGGGCAATACAGTTGCTTTTGCTGAACGATTAAATGTTTCTAGGAGCCAACTCTGTGAAGAGCTGAAGACTTTAAGGGAACTTGGCGCTCCGATCTCCTATAGCAGAATACAGCAAACCTACTTCTACAAATATCCCACCTCCTTTTGCATAGAATTCTTCCCTATTAGAAAAGATGAAAAAGAAGTGGCAAATATTTTTGACGAACGAACCCCTGTCAAGCAAAAAAAGTAGTTCGGTCCGACAATGCTGGACTGAACTATTTTAAACTTGTATTAAGGTTTGTGGCCACAACCTAGGCGGATGCCGAAAAGCCTAGAATAGTTCTAATGAGTAGGCATATAATACACAAAAATCATGAAAAAGATTAAGTTAAACAAGTTGGCAAAACAGAGTTTGAAAACAAAGGAAATGAATGCAGTAAAGGGCGGAACATCTCCTGCTGTAGATCTTACAGATTGTTTGTGCTATTTTATGGGAGGTAATGATGGTGCTCAAATGTATAGTAATGCAGGGTCAAAGGTTGTGCATCCTCAGCCATAATTTGGATATGAGATGAATGGTTATTTAATAATAGCCAAGTTATGGGGTTATATAATTGTATAACCCTATAACACATTCCCGTGTTAATGTTGTTTAGTAGTTCCGCATAGATGTACTTAATCTGGTTTTGCACTCAATCACAATTGCTGTTTTTTACATTGAGGATAGTAAATACTTCTAATTACGAGATTGGTAGTATTCCAGGATCTGTTCTATAGTAATAAAGTTTGTGATCTACTTGTTTTTATTCATACTGGTTGAATTTATACTATAAAAGACATTTATTTATAATTTATATATTATGGAAGCGAGGAGACAAAAAATTGATATTTCTAGCCATATCTATTACGATTTAACTAGAGGCAGTTACCGGAAAAAAAGAGGCAGCACACGAGATTTTATTGAACTTCAGCCTACTGCAGTAAAGGATGCATTGGTAAATACACCCCAGATAACATTCGAGATTACAGATGCATGTAATTTGGAGTGTAGGTATTGTGGCTATGGTGCTTACTACAACTTTTACGATAAGCGAGAATCAAAAATGCTTGAGTTGGGGAAAGCCATCCGATTTTTGAACTTCATGATGGAGTTATGGAATAGTGAACTTAACAATTCATTTGGTCAGAAGGTTTACATAGGTTTCTATGGAGGAGAACCTTTGTTAAATATGTCATTCATTGAGGGGGTTGTTGATTATATTGGGCAGAATAAATGCTCAAATAGGGATTTTGTATTTTCAATGACGACCAATGCGATGCTTCTAGATCGGTATGTAGACTATTTGCAGGCACATGATTTCCACCTTTTAATCAGCTTAGATGGAGGAGAGTTGAACAATTCATATAGGGTAAACAAGAAGGGGCAAGGAGTATTTGAAAGAGTGGTAAAGAATGTTGAAATTTTACGATCAAAATATCCAGCATACTTTAACGATCGAGTGAATTTTAATTCTGTGCTGCATAACCGGAACTCTGTAGCTGAAATTTACAATTATTTTAGAGATAATTACGGAAAGTTGCCAAGCATTGGGGAGTTAAATAATGTTGGAATCAGACCTGATATAGTAGAGGAATTCAATAAGGCTTACCGTAATGCATATGAAAGTCTTCACCAGTCAGAAAACTATGAGGTGATTGAGAAGGAGATGTTCTTAAGGTTGGGAAGCTCTCAATCACGCGCTTTCTTTTTACAGCAGAATAGTGGATATTCTTATAACAATTATTTGGATTTACTCTTTGAGAAAAAAAAGGCAGGGAGGATTCCAACGGGTACTTGTCTCCCTTTTAGCAATAAAGTATTTATTACTGTGAATGGAAAAATCTTGCCCTGCGAGCGCGTTGGGCATCGTTTTGCGTTGGGGTATATTTCTGAGGATGAGGTTACTATTGATTATGAGGCGATTGCTATTAGGTATAATGGGTATTATGCAAAGTTGAAACAACAATGCAGCACTTGTTATAATGTTGATGGATGTGTGCAGTGCATTTTTAACCTAGCAGATATCGAGTCTCAGCCAATCTGTTTTGGCCATATGGATAATAAAAGTTTTTCAGAATATGCAACTCATCATATTGATTATTTGCGCACTAACCCGGAGGAGTATTATAAAATATTGGAAGAACTAATAATTGATTAGATTGATGAAAGATAAAATGGTGAAACTTATTAAGGATTCTTACTGGATTTTTCTAGAACCGACCACGTATTGTAGAAGAGACGAGAGAGGTTGGCTTCTATATAACACGTGTAATGGAAAGTATTACGTTAGTGAATCAAAAGAGGTAACTGGTGTTATTTCTGAAATTTGTGATAGAGGGAGTTTGGGAGTATCCTTAATACAAAGTGATGTTGTGAATCACAGTTTAGAACTCTCTGCGTTTGTTGATGAAATTGAAGAAAAAAAACTTGGCGGGATTCTATGTGTTGAGGATGTGCCAAAAAAGCCAGTTCGGTTTATGCCTGTATTAAACTTGCAGCGCGATATTGATAAACTTAAGTTAATCGATACAAAATCAAAGGGTAGAGAGATAGGAAAATTCTTGTTGGAGTTAAATATATACATAAACAATTCATGCAACCATACCTGCAGCCTATGTGAGGATTATCATAAGCAATATTTAAGTTGCACTGCGGTGACAAATAAACCTGAAGTCAACATTGCTACAGACATGTTGGAACTGACTCTAAATCAAGTTTCAAATGGTAATCTTTCTGCACTCAATATTATAGGAGGGGATTTGTCTTTGCATCCCAATGTAGAGAAAATTGTAGAGCTCTTACAGCCTTTTAAACATATTGTAAGAATCTGGTCAAACTATAAAAATTTCAGCAGCTATTCTGTTTTTGATGGGTTTGCGTATACAATTACCGTTAATTTTCCTGTTGTGGAGTCTTTTCTCCGCTCTACCATTCAAAAGCAAGATGCTGCAGATGTCCAATTTTTATTTCACGTTACGTCAGAAGATGATTATAAAAAAACACTAGATATAGTTAATGATTATCCGGATTTGAACTATTCTGTCTTGCCAGTATATGATGGTATGAATATGGATTTTTTTCAAAGGAGTGTTTTTGTCAGCAGCAATGATATTTTGGAAGAAACTATTTCTCTAAGAGAAATATTTGCTCATCAGAAATTGAATACAAATTTCTTTGGTTCATTGACGGTGCTTCCTAATGGTGATGTCAAAGCTAATATTAATCGAGAAGTGTTAGGAAATGTTCGGGACAAACGTATTGTAGAGTTGATTCATGAAGAGTTGTTAGAGAATACTGCTTGGAGAAGAACTCGTGATGATGAGCCGTGCAATCAGTGTCGTTTTCAATTCTTGTGTCCTTCACCGTCAAATCTAGAGCTGGTAATAGGAAGAGCCAATCTATGTCAAGTGGTAAGTTGAGGTGTCTCCTGTCGACATTTTATCTTATATTTCCTTGTTTAAATTATCGTCTTGCTTTTTGTGATCTGTTTTGTGAGTTGTAACGTTGTGAGATGCATCTCAAAATGTTAATATTTATGTGTCCTGATTTGGCTTTTGGTATTTGTCATAAGGCATATTCTTTATGATACATTTGAGATTCTGTGTTTGAATTATTATGGATATTCAAGAACGGTTCTTCTTTTCTCTAAAATTCTCCTAGCTTAAGGGATTTCTCCTATTCTGGACGGTAATAAACGACTTTTTGTTATATTCGAACATCATAATAAGTAGCATCTTGTAAATGTCCTTCCCCCACTATAACCAACCCGATGCCATGGACTGCGGACCCACCTGCCTTCGCATGGTGGCCCGATACCACGGAAAGCACTACAACATTCAAACCCTGCGCGAGCGGAGCCATATTTCTAGGCTTGGTGTTAGCATGCTTGGCATTTCAAGGGCGGCAGAGAGCATCGGTTTTCGTACGCTGGGGGTAAAGATTCCATTTGAAAAGCTACGCGATGATGCTCCTCTTCCCGCAATTGTCCACTGGAACCAAAACCACTTTGTGGTGGTGTATAAAATTTCGGGGCGAAAGGGAAAGGAGCGTATTCATGTTGCCGATCCTGCTGGTGGGTTGGTTACCTTTAACCGAGAGGAGTTTACCCGCTGCTGGGCCTCCACCGGAAGCAACGAGGAGCCGCAGGGCACCGCGCTGCTGCTGGAGCCAACGCCCGAGTTTTACTCCACCGATGATGAAAAACCCAACCGGAAGAGCTTTGGTTATTTGTTTCGATACCTGAAGCCTTACCACAAGCTGCTGCTGCAACTATTGCTTGGCTTAATACTTGGCAGCTTGCTGCAGCTCATCTTTCCTTTTTTGACCCAGAGCATTGTAGACTACGGTATTGGAAACCGTAATATATCCTTTATCTATTTGGTGCTAATAGCTCAGCTGGTGTTAACCCTTAGCCGTGTTTCGGTGGAGTTTATTCGTGGGTGGATTCTGCTGCATCTTGGCACACGCATCAGCGTTTCACTTATCTCCGACTTTTTGGCCAAGCTCATGCGGCTACCCATGGGCTACTTCGATACCAAAATGACGGGCGACCTTATGCAGCGCATTGGAGATAATAATCGCATCCAAACGTTCCTTACCGGCACCTCGCTTACGGTGCTGTTTTCGCTGGTTAACCTTGTGATATTTGGTGCCGTGTTACTATTCTACAACGTTACTATCTTCTCCGTTTTTCTGATAGGGAGCACCATTTATACCTTATGGGTGTGGCTTTTCCTTAAGAGGAGAGAGGAGTTGGACTATAGGCGATTCGCCCAAATGGCTGCAAACCAGAGCAGCGTAATCCAGCTCATCCAAGGAATGCAGGAGATTAAACTCAACGGCTGCGAGCAGCAGAAACGATGGGAGTGGGAGCGTATTCAGGCAAGGCTTTTTAGGGTAAGCATAAAGGGGTTATCGCTGAGCCAATACCAGCAGAGTGGTGGCGTGCTCATCAACGAAATAAAGAATATTCTCATCACGGTGGTTGCCGCCAAAAGCGTGGTCGATGGCCAAATGACGCTCGGTATGATGCTGGCGGTGCAGTATATAATTGGTCAGCTCAATAGCCCCATCGAGCAGATCATTAGCTTCTTCAACCAAACACAGGATGCCAAAATCAGCCTCGACCGGTTGGGGGAGATTCATCTCCGGAAAAACGAGGAGGATGCAGAGGAGTCGAGGATAGACGATATTCCAACAAATAAGGGGATTGCGGTTAATAATCTTTCGTTTAGGTATGAGGGTCCCGATTCGGAGCTGGTACTCGATAAAATAAACCTGCTTATTCCGGCGGGAAAGCAAACGGCCATCGTGGGTACCTCTGGGAGTGGCAAAACCACGTTGGTAAAGTTGCTACTCGGTTTTTATCCACCTACCGAGGGGGAAATTCTGCTGGGAGAAAACAGGATGGAGGCATTCAGCCTTTCGGAATGGCGAAGCCGTTGTGGCGTGGTTATGCAGGATGGATTTATCTTTTCCGATAGCATCGCCGGAAACATTGCACCTGGAGCCGAATCCATCGATAAGGTGCGCCTGCTTCAGGCAGCACAGGTAGCCAATATTTCAGACTTTATCGACTCGTTGCCACTGGGATATAACACAAAAATTGGGCAGGAGGGACACGGTCTTAGCCAGGGACAGCGGCAGCGGATCCTGATTGCCCGTGCGGTTTACAAAAATCCGCAGCTGGTATTCTTCGACGAGGCTACCAACGCGCTCGATGCCAACAACGAAAAGACCATCATGGAAAATATGCAGGAATTTTTTCAGGGACGAACCGTGGTGGTTGTGGCGCACCGCCTTAGCACAGTGCGTAATGCCGATCAGATTGTGGTGATTGAGCGGGGAAAAATTGTTGAGGTTGGAACCCATAGCGAGCTGACGGCCAATAAGATGGCTTACTATACGCTGGTGAAGAATCAGCTGGAGTTGTGAAAAGTGAAAAGTGAAAAGTGAAAAGTGAAAAGTGAAAAGTGAAAAGTGAAAAGTGAAAAGTGAAAAGTGAAAAGTGAAAAGTGAAAAGTGAAAAGTGAAAAGTGAAAAGAAAACTTAGAGACAGAAGTATTTCGGATCTTCAAATATCAGGTTGCTAAAATTGAGGTGCATGCCCAAAAATATTGATTTGCGTTCCGATGAGATAAACGAGCTGCTTGGCACTCCTCCTCGCTGGATTATTCGGGGAGGGATAGGTGTTATTTTTACAATTATTCTGTTGCTGTTTGTTGGGAGCATATTTTTTCGCTACCCGGAGGTGATTAATGCTCCGGTGGTGATTACTACCGAAAACCCACCTGCAATGGTTTCGGCAAGGGCCACCGGCCGCCTCTCGCTACTCAAGGTTGCCGATGGCGCTAATGTAAATAGGGGTGACACCCTAGCAATAGTTCAAAATCCGGCTGCTGTATCCAGCATTCGGAGGCTGAAAGATATTCTGCAGACGATGTCCTCTTTCTTTGAAAATTACGATGCCCCGCTACTTCCAAGTTTTTCAGAGCCACTACAGCTGGGTGAGGTACAGACCAGCTATGCTGCGCTGGTTCGCGCTGCCGACGACTATCGAATTTTTGTGGAGCAGGGGTTTTACCCAAAAAAGATGGAGGCTCTTGGGCGAGAGCGCAAGGAGTATGGACTATACTACAAAAGGCTCAATGCCCAGCTAAATATTATGAAGATGGATATGCGCATTGCCTCAAAACAGTTTAGGCGCGATTCCACGCTCTTTTCAATGAAGAATATCTCAGCCTCGGATTACGAAAAGGCTGAGCAACTGTTGCTTTCCAAAAAGTATAGCTTGGAGCAAAGTAGGGTGTCGCTCTCCGATGCCTCTATCACCATGGCAAAGCTCGATCAGGATTTGGTTGAGTTGGGTATGGCATTTTCGGAGAAGGAGACCAAGTTGAAGGGGGAGTTGAAGTTGACTTACGAGCAGCTAAAAGCTTCGGTGTCGCAGTGGGAGGAGCAATACCTGCTTTGTGCCACAGTGTCGGGAAGAGTAAGTTTTTTGAAAGTTTGGAGCGAGAACCAGGAGGTTAAGGTGGGTGAGACGGTTTTTGCCATTGTTCCAAAAATTCAGGGGAAGCTAATTGCTCGCATTTCCTTGCCTTCGGCGGGTGCAGGCAAGGTGAAGGTTGGCCAACAGGTAAACATTAGAGTTGACGGTTTTCCCTACATGGAGTTTGGTATGCTCATGGGAACCGTTTCAAGGGTTTCGGTGGCACCCAGTGAAGGAGAGTATTCGCTAGTGGTATCATTGCCACACGGATTGACCACCTCCTATGGGAAAAAGTTGGAGCTAAGGGGTGAGCTGGCGGGCAGTGCCGAAATAACCACCGAAGACCTTAGCTTGCTTCAGCGATTGCTCTATCCGTTAAAGCACCTATTTACTAGCAGGGTTGCTGGAGCCGAAAAGTAAAGATAATCCATATTAGTTTGGGCTTTTTCTATTTTAGGCTAAATTTGCCCAAAGTCCTCCTCCCATGAAGTGCAATTCGTTGCGATTGATCTTGTTGTTGGTAATCCTTGTAATCATTGGACTTGCTACGATATTACCGACTCAGGCTTTTGCCACAAAACATTTTTCCAATTCCCCCGACAGCTTGTCTACAGTATATAATAACCAGGGAGTTGACTATGCTATGGCCGGCGATTATGAAAAAGCTGGTGAGCTCTTTCTTAAATCGCTCCATATGCTACAGAAGAAAGTTAATGCAGATAGTGTAAACCTGGGCATTGGTTTTTTTAATCTCGCCAACCTCAAAATGCTACTTGGTTACTCCGATTCGGCATTAGTTTACTACCAAATGGCGGCTAACTATTATGGAAATCTTCCAAAGAATCGGTCAAACCTTTCTGCGGTTTATATTGGAATGGGGAGCTGCTACTACTCACTAAATGAGTACCGTGAGGCGACCTCGTTTATTAGGCAAGGCATTGCGCTCCTTCGAGAGACGGCTCCGCTTGACTATCATCGGTTGGTGTTGGCAAACTATAAGCTGTGTAACGTACTAACTAAAATGGGGCAGTATGATGAGGCAATAAAGATTAATTCAGCGAATTTGAAAATTGCGAGATTTTATGCTCCATCCATGCGATCAATTATTTCTAACGGTCTTGGCGTTACTTCTTCCCATTTAAAGAGTTTTAAACAAACACTTTACTTCTATAAACAGGCTGAGCAATTTGCGACTGAAAAAGTTGTGGGTGATAATGATGAGTTAGCTAGTATTTATAATAACATTGGTGTTTTATATAAGGAAAATGCCGATTGGATTAATGCTGAGAAGTATCTTCAGAAGGCATTGGAATGCTATAAGGCAGGAGGCAGCAGTAACCCTATTCCAACGGTCCAGGTCCTTGTTAACCTTGCTAGTGTAAAGGATAAACTGGGGTTTCCTGCCGATGCAGTTCGGCTCTATAATTTGGCTAGTGGGTTAAATAAAAAGCCATCCTCCATATCCGATACAAGGGTTAGTAAGGTCAGCATGTTTTTTTCTCCTGCTTTGGCTGCCTCTATTTACGAAGGATTGGGTGACACCTATCTTGAATTGAATAGCGGAAAATTTTCTAATGAGAATACTCGCGCTGCGCTGGCCTCCTATGAGCATGCCATTCGAATAGTGGAGGAGATTCGCCTAGGCTTTTTTGGGGAGGAGGACAAGCTGTCGGTTTCAGCCGACTTTAATGAGGTTTTCAACAAGGCAGTGGCTGCTGCATATCAGCTGGGTGCTGGCAATCATAACCTGGAGCTGGGCTTTCGGCTCGCCTCAAAGGGAAAGGCTGCCGTTTTGTCCGAGTCGTTAAACCGATTAAACAGCCTTTCGGTTTCAGGAGTGCCGGCCAAGCTGCAGAAGGATGAGCGTCAGCTGCGCCAGAGGATAGGCCTTCTTACTGAAATTGTTTATGAGGAGCAGAAAAAGGCAAAACCTGCGGCACAGTATCTCAAAACTGTGGAGAACTCGCTGTTTGAAGCACAGCAGTCGTACCGTTCCTTACTACAGTCAATTAAGGTTAACTATCCAAGTTACTTCTCATTGAAGTTTGATACCACTGCTGTTTCAATTAGCCAAGTACAGGAAAGACTCAACTACCACCAGGTGTATGTGGAATATGTTCTTCAGGACTCTTCTATCTATACCTTTACACTTACCAAGAGTAATGCGGCTTGGAATTTTCAAAAGTTGGATAAAACATTTTTTAGCAACTTAAAGACGTTTCAGCGACAGCTGGTGCCTAGTGACTTTGGCAAGTTGACAAGATTGGACTTAGATTCACTTGCGGCTGCAGGATATGATCTTTACCAAAAATTGCTGCAACCATCTGGTAAGCTAATTGAGGGTAAGGAGTTGATAATAGTTCCGCATAATGAGCTAAATTCAGTTCCGTTTGATGCGCTAATAGTTGAAAAGGTTCTGCACCCCAACGGTTACTACGATCTGCCATATTTAATTACCCGGAATTCAGTTCTGTATGCGATGTCATCTAAGGTTTTTGTTACTGGAGATAACCCATCTGCATCTTTCTTTCCATCTTCCTTGTCGGTAGCCCCCACCTACACTGGCGCCTCTACCACTCGCATGAGCACAAGGGCTGCCTATCGCAATAATCTTGCTGAGCTATATGGGGCAGAAGACGAGGTTAGGGAGGTTAGCCACATTTTTAATGGCGATGTGCTGGCAGGGAAGGATGCCACTGAAAGAAAGTTTAAGGAGATATCAAGCCGATACGATATTCTGCACCTGGCCATGCATACATACGTTGATTCCGAAAATCCTCTATTTTCGAAGCTCATTTTCTTCAACTCGCCCGATACTTCTGAGGATGGATATTTAAATGCCTATGAGGTGTACAATATGCGCTTAAAGGCAAGGTTGGCGATTTTAAGTGCATGCCGAAGTGGTGATGGAAATTTGGTGCGTGGAGAGGGACTAATGAGTATTGCCCGAGGATTTCGTTATGCAGGCTGTCCTTCGCTTGTGGTAACTCAATGGCGGGTTGATGACTATTCTGGTGGAGAGATTGTGAAAGATTTTGCGTTAAATTTAAAGAGTGGTTATTCTAAAAGTGAGGCGTTGCGTGATGCACAACTTTCGTTTTTGGCCTCTGCCGATCCACTTCGCTCGCACCCTTACTTTTGGGCCGGATACCAGGTTGTTGGCGTAGATGCCCCGCTTTTTATACCGTTTGGCTTTCTTGTGATTCCACTTCTTGTCCTAATTATGGCGCTAGCTCAGCTGCTTGTTTCGTGGCGCAGTCGGGGGAACTACTCCTTCAGATAATCGGTGAGGTAATCGTTAATCTCCTTGGCTTTGCTGGCATACTTGCCACCATTAATTTTTATCTTATTGGCAAGAATAAATGCTTCGTTATACTTAGCTTGGTTTATATAGGCAAGGCAAAGATACCATTCATCGGTTTCGGTATAAAGCCCATCGGAGTAGCGCTCAACCGTCGATTTTAGCAGTGCTTCGGCATTGGCGGCCTGGTTGTTTTCCAGGTATGCCGAAACAAGCATTAGCCTCCCAACTTGATCTTCAGGACGAGTTTTCACATAATTCTGCAGGTCTGGAATGGCCTTGTCCAACTTACCATGGCGATAAAAATCCACTATTTTGGCCTGAATATTCTGCATCATCGGTTCATTTCCCCTACTGCTCGTGGTTGGCATCTCGTAGCGCGCGTAGTATTTATCGAACAAGCTAGTGGGGGTGTCGTATACCTTCCATAAAAAGAAGGTAGATATTGCCATCACAACTAGGATGGCTGCAACCTTAACTAGGTTTGAGAGTCCGCCCCGTGCTGCCCGTTTACCCTCTTTGCTTGCTTCAGAAAGTTGCTTGCGGAGATTTACAATGTCTTTCTCGAGGATTGCATCCTTAAGTTCCCTGCAGAGTTGTACCTGCTGCTGGAGCTCTTCGTCGGCGGCCATCTCTTTCTCAAACTCCTGTGCCTCTTTGTTTGTTAACTTTTCCAGAAGATAGTCGTCAATTCTGTTAAAACGGTTCGTTTCCATCTTGGTTGGATATAGTATTGTATTTGGGATCACTCTTTATACTTTTTACGAGATATTCCTTACAGAGATACTTCTTGCGACGAGCAAACTCTTCGGACGATAGTCCCAGCTCATCGGCCATTTGCGAAAAGCTAGTGCCATTAAAGAATGCAGTGAGGGTCTTCTGGCACTCCTCCGATAATTTTTTAAAGTGCTCGTAAAAAAGTTCTTTTCGCTTACTCTCAAGGTATTCCATGTATAGCGGGCTTTCTTCTTCAGCCGCTTCAATCATTGGTAGTGCCTCTTTATCCTTTTGTCTATTCTGAAGTGTCTTTAGCCAAATTAATCGACAGGTTGACATTAAATATGGTAACACAGCGTAGTTGGAGTCGAGTTGACCCTTCTTTGCTTTACGGTAGAAAATTATTATGGCTTCCTGGAAAATATCGTTTGCATCGTCCTCTTGTCCTCCTTGGTGATTAATCATTTTGGCAACATTGGGATAGAATTTGGCATAGAGATATTTTAATGCCTCCTTGTTTTGACCAAGAATGCCGTTAAAGAGATCAATATTTGTGAATTCGGCCAACGTTATTGCTTGTTTGGTTGTTAACAAAACTAAAAAAAATGACCGATTAATGGGTTATAATAGGGAAGCAAAGTTTGGGAAGTGGACATGTTTTTGCTATGTTGCTTACTGGCAGTATAATAAAAAAACTCCAAAGTGTAACTTTGGAGTTCAGTGCGGATGAAGGGACTCGAACCCCCACGCCTTTCGGCACCAGATCCTAAGTCTGACGCGGCTACCAATTACGCCACACCCGCAAATGCGTGGCAAATGTAGATAATTTTTTTATTCCTACAAGTTCCAGTGCCCTTGTGTTGGTTATTTTCTTAACTCAAAATTCTGCCCTAGGTATACTTTCCTTACGGTTGGATCGTCGGCAAGTTCCTTCGATGTACCAGCGCAGAGAATTTTTCCTTCAAAAAGGAGGTAGGCCCTATCGGTTATGGAGAGCGTTTCGTGAACGTTGTGGTCGGTAATTAGAATGCCAATATTCTTTTCTTTTAACTTGGCCACGATTGTCTGAATATCTTCAACTGCAATGGGGTCAACGCCGGCAAAGGGTTCGTCAAGTAAGATAAACTTTGGGTCGATGGCCAAAGCCCTTGCAATTTCTGTTCTTCTTCGCTCTCCACCAGAAAGCTGAATACCGAGACTCTTGCGTATTTTTTGTAGACCAAATTCACCAAGCAGACCTTCAAGCTTATCCCTCTGCTCAGTGGAAGAGAGTTCCGACATTTCCAATACCGCCCTAATATTATCTTCCACGCTCAGTTTCCTAAAAACGGAGGCCTCTTGAGCAAGGTAGCCTATGCCTCGTTGTGCCCTTCTGTAAAC
This window of the Williamwhitmania sp. genome carries:
- a CDS encoding tetratricopeptide repeat protein is translated as METNRFNRIDDYLLEKLTNKEAQEFEKEMAADEELQQQVQLCRELKDAILEKDIVNLRKQLSEASKEGKRAARGGLSNLVKVAAILVVMAISTFFLWKVYDTPTSLFDKYYARYEMPTTSSRGNEPMMQNIQAKIVDFYRHGKLDKAIPDLQNYVKTRPEDQVGRLMLVSAYLENNQAANAEALLKSTVERYSDGLYTETDEWYLCLAYINQAKYNEAFILANKIKINGGKYASKAKEINDYLTDYLKE
- the lptB gene encoding LPS export ABC transporter ATP-binding protein, translating into MKLYTQNLVKRYRSRAVVNGVSVEVNQGEIVGLLGPNGAGKTTTFYMTVGLVQPNEGRIFLDDRDITGDPVYRRAQRGIGYLAQEASVFRKLSVEDNIRAVLEMSELSSTEQRDKLEGLLGEFGLQKIRKSLGIQLSGGERRRTEIARALAIDPKFILLDEPFAGVDPIAVEDIQTIVAKLKEKNIGILITDHNVHETLSITDRAYLLFEGKILCAGTSKELADDPTVRKVYLGQNFELRK
- a CDS encoding sigma-70 family RNA polymerase sigma factor; the protein is MAEFTNIDLFNGILGQNKEALKYLYAKFYPNVAKMINHQGGQEDDANDIFQEAIIIFYRKAKKGQLDSNYAVLPYLMSTCRLIWLKTLQNRQKDKEALPMIEAAEEESPLYMEYLESKRKELFYEHFKKLSEECQKTLTAFFNGTSFSQMADELGLSSEEFARRKKYLCKEYLVKSIKSDPKYNTISNQDGNEPF